From a region of the Fischerella sp. JS2 genome:
- the tnpA gene encoding IS200/IS605 family transposase: MTTQFRRERYSVTDLKIHLVCVTKYRRSVFTKESLELIDKTFREVAKKMDFQVIEFNGEDNHVHALIEYPPKLSISQIVNALKGVSSRRYGQAGYKKPHKEALWSPSYFAVSVGGAPLHILKEYMRNQEKPS, from the coding sequence GTGACAACCCAGTTTCGCAGAGAAAGATACTCTGTTACAGACTTAAAAATTCATTTGGTCTGCGTTACTAAGTATCGTAGGTCTGTGTTCACAAAAGAAAGCCTTGAATTAATTGATAAAACGTTTAGAGAAGTAGCCAAAAAAATGGATTTTCAAGTAATTGAATTTAACGGCGAGGACAATCATGTTCACGCACTTATTGAATATCCGCCCAAGTTGTCCATATCTCAAATAGTTAATGCTTTGAAAGGGGTTTCCAGTCGTAGATATGGACAAGCCGGATACAAAAAACCCCACAAAGAAGCTTTATGGAGTCCTAGTTATTTTGCTGTTTCTGTTGGAGGTGCGCCATTACATATCCTAAAGGAGTACATGAGAAATCAAGAAAAGCCGTCCTAG
- a CDS encoding helix-turn-helix domain-containing protein encodes MKARYQFRFYPTDQQQKLLAQLFGCVRVVWNDALAICKQSEKLPIETSPLRVGFINDLQKLVIKMLIAIC; translated from the coding sequence ATGAAAGCCAGATATCAATTCCGTTTCTACCCAACAGACCAACAACAAAAGCTTTTAGCTCAGTTGTTTGGCTGTGTGCGCGTAGTTTGGAATGATGCATTGGCTATTTGTAAGCAGTCCGAGAAGCTACCAATTGAGACCTCGCCCTTAAGAGTGGGGTTTATTAACGACTTGCAAAAGTTGGTGATCAAAATGCTTATTGCAATTTGTTAG
- the dnaG gene encoding DNA primase, with the protein MYTPRLHPDTIEEIKQRADIYDVISEYVVLRRRGKDFVGLCPFHDEKSPSFTVSPTKQMYYCFGCQAGGNAIKFLMDLHKHSFVEVVLDLARRYQVPVQTLEPEQRQELQRQLSERSQLYEILASAAQFYQHALRQPQGQVALEYLQQKRQLQDETIVQFNLGYAPAAWETLYRYLVEDKRYPVQLVEKAGLIKPRKESSGYYDVFRDRLMIPIHDVMGRVIGFGGRTLGDEQPKYLNSPETELFNKGKTLFALDQAKAGISQIDQAVVVEGYFDAITLHAAGINNAVASLGTALSIDQVRILLRYTDSKQLILNFDADKAGNIAAERAIREIAELAYKGEVQLKILNLPDGKDADEYLHTHTSADYQQLLANAPLWLNWQIQQIIKDRDLKQATDFQQVSQQLVKLLKNISNIDTLNYYVSYCAEILALGDARLVPLRVENLLTQVAPQNNIRGIARPQYRPTPELPTQTSTKTPATSEKSLLEQAEALLLRIYLHCPEHRQAINEALEERDLQFSLSHHRFLWRQILELASDSLEDDLISTVQDRCLEFPEEMALVSHLFQLNERSKKEILRTPQVVQATTACMERVLREKRYRHFLELWEQTDPKKEPQRWQSYYQAFYAEKLRLQELDKQRQFSLTDLF; encoded by the coding sequence ATGTACACTCCGCGCCTACACCCAGATACTATAGAGGAAATTAAACAACGGGCTGACATTTACGATGTCATATCGGAATACGTTGTTTTACGCAGGCGTGGTAAAGATTTTGTGGGTTTGTGTCCTTTCCACGATGAAAAATCCCCCAGTTTTACCGTTAGCCCCACCAAGCAAATGTATTACTGTTTTGGCTGCCAAGCGGGGGGGAATGCGATCAAGTTTCTGATGGACTTGCACAAGCATTCTTTTGTGGAAGTGGTGCTAGATTTGGCACGGCGTTACCAAGTTCCTGTGCAAACTTTAGAACCAGAACAAAGACAGGAGTTACAACGGCAATTATCGGAACGATCGCAACTTTACGAAATTCTCGCTTCTGCTGCCCAATTTTATCAACATGCCCTCAGGCAACCCCAAGGACAAGTTGCCCTTGAGTATCTGCAACAAAAGCGGCAATTGCAAGATGAGACTATTGTGCAGTTTAACTTGGGTTATGCTCCTGCGGCTTGGGAAACTCTCTACCGTTATTTAGTTGAAGATAAACGCTACCCGGTGCAGTTGGTGGAGAAAGCCGGGTTAATTAAACCCCGCAAAGAAAGCAGTGGGTATTATGATGTGTTTCGCGATCGCTTAATGATTCCGATCCACGATGTCATGGGACGGGTAATTGGTTTTGGCGGTAGAACTTTAGGAGATGAGCAACCGAAGTATCTGAATTCACCGGAAACTGAGTTATTTAATAAGGGTAAAACTTTATTTGCACTTGATCAAGCCAAAGCTGGTATTTCGCAAATCGATCAAGCCGTAGTGGTGGAGGGATATTTTGATGCGATCACCCTCCATGCGGCTGGAATTAATAATGCTGTTGCCTCTTTGGGTACTGCCCTCAGTATAGACCAAGTACGGATACTATTACGCTACACTGACTCTAAACAACTAATACTGAATTTTGACGCCGACAAAGCCGGTAATATCGCCGCCGAAAGGGCGATCAGAGAAATTGCGGAACTCGCGTATAAGGGCGAAGTACAACTTAAAATTCTCAACTTGCCTGATGGCAAAGATGCCGATGAATACTTGCATACCCATACATCAGCAGATTATCAACAACTGTTAGCGAATGCACCTCTGTGGCTAAATTGGCAGATTCAACAAATTATTAAAGATCGAGACTTGAAGCAGGCTACAGATTTTCAACAAGTCTCACAACAACTAGTAAAATTACTGAAAAATATTAGTAATATTGATACGCTTAACTATTACGTTTCTTATTGTGCAGAAATCTTAGCTTTAGGAGACGCTAGGCTAGTACCTTTGCGAGTCGAAAATCTTTTGACTCAAGTTGCACCTCAAAATAATATTAGGGGTATAGCGCGTCCCCAGTATAGACCAACTCCAGAATTACCTACACAGACAAGTACGAAAACTCCTGCAACTTCAGAAAAAAGTCTACTAGAACAAGCAGAAGCTTTGTTACTGCGAATATATCTGCATTGTCCGGAACACCGCCAAGCCATCAATGAGGCTTTAGAAGAACGAGATTTGCAGTTTAGTCTTTCTCACCATCGCTTTTTGTGGCGACAAATTTTAGAACTTGCATCTGATAGTTTAGAGGATGATTTAATTTCAACGGTGCAAGATAGATGTTTGGAATTTCCTGAGGAAATGGCGTTGGTTTCCCATCTGTTTCAACTCAACGAAAGAAGTAAAAAAGAGATATTACGTACTCCCCAAGTTGTGCAAGCAACTACTGCTTGTATGGAAAGGGTTTTGAGAGAGAAACGCTATCGTCATTTTTTGGAGTTGTGGGAACAAACTGATCCCAAGAAGGAACCCCAGAGATGGCAATCTTATTATCAAGCTTTTTATGCAGAGAAGTTGCGGTTGCAGGAGTTAGATAAACAACGGCAGTTTTCTTTGACTGATTTGTTTTAA
- the tftA gene encoding hormogonium tapered terminus morphoprotein TftA, producing the protein MGRIFLSAAHGGKETGGIDPGSIAGGTTEAREMILLRDLIVTELRARSFEVLAVPDDLSAKQTIDWINSRVRRGDVALEIHADAASSPIVRGASVFYIANNDERKSNAELVLMGLLRRVTQLPNRGVKPDTNSGLGSLAFCRQTKAPALLMQVGFLSNPEDRALLQNRRRDFALGIADGLAAWSRAVDPGSEGEEATYPAINININGQKYSEQGILVDGNAYIPVDLVDRLQIDLSKAPNVRRITYRRVVYVKAIELREFNVSVSWDSASRTVSLRSNLVICSGQIDKIMSHGNASEVQLQIFLKNNNENALVRFPDIAKLYREEAAIEGVNYDIAFCQMCVETGFLRFGDDIKPEQNNFAGLGTIGGGREAASFESARIGVRAHVQHLKAYASLEPLVQEVVDPRFRFVTRGIAPLVSQLSGRWSADSNYGDKIMAMLKRLYESAGLM; encoded by the coding sequence ATGGGACGTATTTTTCTTTCCGCAGCCCACGGAGGCAAAGAAACAGGTGGAATTGATCCAGGTTCGATTGCTGGTGGGACGACAGAAGCCAGAGAAATGATTTTATTGCGCGATTTAATTGTGACAGAACTGAGGGCGCGGAGTTTTGAAGTTTTAGCGGTTCCCGATGACTTGAGTGCCAAGCAAACTATCGACTGGATCAATTCTCGTGTTCGTCGGGGTGATGTAGCACTAGAAATTCATGCCGATGCTGCTAGCAGTCCTATTGTGCGTGGGGCTAGTGTTTTTTACATTGCCAACAATGATGAACGCAAAAGCAATGCAGAATTGGTATTAATGGGGTTGCTACGCCGTGTGACGCAATTACCTAACCGAGGTGTGAAACCAGACACAAATTCGGGTTTAGGTAGTTTAGCATTTTGTCGCCAAACAAAAGCACCCGCTTTGTTAATGCAAGTTGGTTTTTTGAGTAATCCAGAAGATCGGGCTTTGCTACAAAACCGTCGTCGTGATTTTGCCTTAGGAATAGCTGATGGACTTGCTGCTTGGAGTCGTGCTGTTGACCCCGGTTCAGAAGGGGAGGAAGCAACATATCCAGCAATTAATATTAACATTAACGGACAAAAATATTCCGAGCAAGGGATATTAGTTGACGGTAATGCTTACATCCCAGTTGACTTAGTAGATCGCTTGCAGATTGATCTGTCCAAAGCACCCAATGTCCGCCGTATAACCTATCGTCGAGTTGTTTATGTTAAAGCTATTGAACTGCGAGAATTTAATGTTTCTGTCAGTTGGGATAGTGCGAGTCGTACTGTATCTTTACGTTCCAATTTAGTAATTTGCTCTGGACAAATTGACAAAATCATGTCTCATGGTAATGCCTCAGAAGTACAGTTACAGATATTTTTAAAAAATAATAATGAAAATGCTTTAGTGCGGTTTCCTGACATCGCCAAACTCTATCGGGAAGAAGCCGCGATCGAAGGAGTTAACTATGACATTGCTTTCTGTCAAATGTGTGTAGAAACTGGTTTTTTACGCTTTGGCGATGATATCAAACCAGAGCAAAATAACTTTGCAGGTTTAGGTACAATTGGTGGAGGCAGAGAGGCAGCAAGTTTTGAAAGTGCCAGAATTGGAGTGAGGGCGCATGTCCAACACTTAAAAGCTTACGCTAGTTTAGAACCCCTAGTACAAGAAGTAGTAGATCCAAGATTTCGCTTCGTCACACGCGGTATCGCCCCCTTGGTCAGTCAGTTATCAGGGCGGTGGTCAGCAGATTCAAATTATGGTGACAAGATCATGGCAATGCTCAAACGCCTGTATGAATCAGCAGGATTGATGTAA
- a CDS encoding COP23 domain-containing protein, producing MSSRLLSPMLTKVARVCGIALLTTFTTTAIIYQHSYASSTTFFCAKTKGYPVTFAKTWDGRNTPMIRWVSSTYFSSNLAPLVRCQQVAQRFQRSYDNGTLKKIISGTLNGYPVICAAINTGDACTTHTLLFTSSVVLMLNRLSRNF from the coding sequence ATGAGCAGCAGGTTACTCAGTCCCATGTTGACAAAAGTTGCAAGAGTTTGTGGTATCGCTTTGCTGACTACATTTACCACAACTGCAATTATCTATCAGCATAGTTATGCCAGTAGCACAACCTTTTTTTGTGCCAAGACCAAGGGTTATCCTGTAACATTTGCGAAAACCTGGGATGGTAGAAACACACCGATGATTCGTTGGGTTAGCAGCACATACTTTTCTTCTAATTTGGCTCCTCTAGTACGTTGCCAGCAGGTAGCACAAAGATTTCAAAGAAGTTATGACAACGGTACTCTCAAAAAAATTATTAGTGGGACACTCAATGGTTATCCGGTAATTTGTGCTGCCATTAATACAGGTGATGCTTGCACAACTCATACTCTGTTATTCACCTCAAGCGTGGTACTAATGCTAAACAGGCTGTCGAGAAACTTTTAG
- a CDS encoding tetratricopeptide repeat protein gives MGDKQGAIADFNSAIKINPNYAQAYGNRGIARAETGDKQGGIADLHKAADLFRQ, from the coding sequence TTGGGAGATAAGCAAGGGGCGATCGCTGATTTCAACTCTGCCATCAAAATTAATCCCAACTATGCCCAAGCTTACGGAAACCGAGGTATAGCCCGTGCTGAAACAGGAGATAAGCAGGGTGGAATTGCTGATTTGCACAAAGCTGCCGATCTGTTTCGACAATAA
- a CDS encoding type II toxin-antitoxin system HicA family toxin, with amino-acid sequence MRELKAILQKAGFVYRLGKGSHTFWTHPLIPDEPVTIAGKDGDDARRYLEKQVNRVLEKLKEIENQKEIEEEQ; translated from the coding sequence ATTAGAGAGTTAAAGGCAATATTACAGAAAGCTGGGTTCGTCTACCGTCTTGGCAAAGGTAGTCACACTTTTTGGACTCATCCACTCATCCCTGACGAACCTGTCACTATTGCTGGCAAAGATGGAGATGATGCGCGAAGATACTTAGAGAAGCAAGTAAATCGGGTGTTGGAAAAGCTAAAGGAGATAGAAAACCAAAAAGAAATTGAGGAGGAACAATGA
- a CDS encoding type II toxin-antitoxin system HicB family antitoxin: protein MNHRYSMVIQWSDEDDCYLVHLPEFPWQQFHTHGKTYEEAAKHGHEVIESLIEWYQEQGKPLPEAIVLPEKPLKVA, encoded by the coding sequence ATGAACCATCGCTATAGCATGGTAATTCAATGGTCAGACGAGGATGATTGCTACTTAGTACACTTACCCGAATTTCCTTGGCAGCAATTTCATACTCATGGCAAAACTTACGAAGAAGCTGCAAAACACGGACACGAAGTGATTGAGTCTTTAATTGAATGGTATCAAGAGCAGGGGAAGCCTTTACCAGAAGCAATTGTTTTACCTGAGAAACCCTTGAAAGTTGCATAA
- a CDS encoding bifunctional class I SAM-dependent methyltransferase/HIT family protein: protein MKKQTNQFSHLTAIERVYLSVPTSFLLEKNLLQGKVLDFGCGFGNDVKLLRQKGFDITGYDPYYFPQYPKSKFDTIICVYVLNVLFPEEQANVLMEVSHLLKPGGKAYYAVRRDIKREGFREHYVHKKPTYQCIVKLPFQSISLDESYEIYEYRHYNFQRNSSNYCLFCNPNKHLKILTESATAYAIFDGYPVSKGHVLVIPKRHVSNYFELPFQEQSACWLMVNKVQEILSQEFTPDGFNVGMNINRDAGQNMMHASIHIIPRYKGDTFGAKGGIRNVIPKKIVCS from the coding sequence ATGAAAAAGCAAACAAATCAATTTAGCCACCTCACAGCAATCGAAAGAGTTTATCTATCAGTTCCGACAAGTTTTTTATTAGAGAAAAATTTGCTTCAAGGTAAAGTCCTAGATTTTGGTTGTGGCTTTGGCAATGATGTTAAATTATTGCGACAAAAAGGATTTGATATTACAGGTTATGACCCTTATTATTTTCCCCAATACCCAAAGTCAAAATTTGACACTATAATTTGTGTTTATGTTTTAAATGTTTTATTTCCTGAAGAACAAGCAAATGTTCTCATGGAAGTATCGCATCTATTAAAACCAGGAGGGAAAGCTTATTATGCAGTGAGAAGGGATATAAAAAGAGAAGGCTTTCGCGAACATTATGTTCATAAAAAACCTACGTATCAATGTATTGTTAAGCTTCCTTTTCAATCTATATCATTAGATGAATCTTACGAAATTTACGAGTATAGACATTATAATTTCCAGAGAAATTCTTCTAATTATTGCTTATTTTGTAACCCGAATAAACACCTAAAGATACTCACAGAATCAGCAACAGCTTATGCTATATTTGATGGCTATCCCGTCAGTAAAGGTCATGTTTTGGTTATCCCTAAACGTCATGTGAGTAATTATTTTGAGCTACCTTTTCAAGAGCAATCTGCTTGTTGGCTAATGGTTAATAAAGTGCAAGAAATTCTCAGCCAAGAATTTACACCTGATGGGTTTAATGTAGGGATGAACATCAATCGAGATGCAGGTCAAAATATGATGCACGCCAGTATTCATATTATTCCACGTTACAAAGGTGATACTTTTGGTGCTAAAGGTGGCATCAGAAATGTGATTCCCAAAAAAATAGTTTGTAGTTAG
- a CDS encoding alpha-amylase family glycosyl hydrolase: MAKPIEFNLFAPYNKAAALIGSFCDWQEIPMEKGDDGYFRTTVELEDGDYQYKFRVQSKSWFFEEDQWVDVTDPYAVDIDELSGQDNGIVRIKDGQRIVDTYVWQHDDKPLPADHELVIYELHVGDFSGGEDDPYARGKYKHVVEKLDYLCELGINAIELMPVKEYPGDHSWGYNPRYFFAPESSYGSTAGLKNLIDECHGRGIRVIMDGIYNHSEASSPLTQIDHDYWYHHSPRDPDNSWGPEFNYEFYDENLETYPARRFIGDTVRFWIEEYHIDGIRYDAARQIANYDFMHWIVQEAKKTAGAKPFYNVAEHIPETPSITNVDGPMDGCWHDSFYHCIKEHICGETFDIERLKDVIDCKRQGFMGATNVVNYVTNHDHNHLMVDLGDRNIFDEEAFRRIKLGVAILMTAVGVPLVWMGEEFGEYKPKTPESAKIDWTLLGHDLNRGLFEYYKGLINLRKENHALYTENIDFIHENPEAKVLAYSRWNDEGSRVVVVANFSENFLAGYHVPNFPNGGTWHEWTGNYDVEAGDDGIMIDIGPYEAKVFVWY; the protein is encoded by the coding sequence ATGGCGAAGCCAATCGAATTTAATCTATTTGCACCTTATAACAAAGCAGCAGCTTTAATTGGTTCTTTTTGTGATTGGCAAGAGATTCCAATGGAAAAAGGTGATGATGGTTATTTCCGTACAACAGTTGAATTAGAAGATGGAGATTACCAATATAAATTCCGTGTACAGTCAAAATCTTGGTTTTTTGAAGAAGACCAATGGGTTGATGTTACAGATCCATATGCTGTAGATATAGATGAATTAAGTGGTCAAGATAATGGTATCGTACGTATCAAAGATGGACAAAGAATAGTTGATACTTATGTTTGGCAGCATGACGATAAGCCTTTACCTGCTGACCATGAATTAGTGATTTACGAATTGCATGTCGGGGACTTTTCCGGTGGTGAAGATGATCCTTATGCACGCGGTAAGTATAAGCATGTAGTTGAAAAATTAGATTATCTCTGTGAATTGGGTATTAATGCTATTGAGTTAATGCCTGTTAAAGAGTATCCAGGTGATCATAGCTGGGGATACAACCCCCGCTATTTTTTTGCCCCAGAATCAAGCTATGGTTCTACAGCTGGGTTAAAAAATCTGATTGATGAGTGCCACGGTAGAGGAATTCGCGTCATTATGGACGGGATTTATAATCACTCAGAAGCATCAAGTCCATTAACTCAAATTGACCATGATTATTGGTATCATCATTCTCCACGTGACCCTGATAATAGTTGGGGCCCTGAGTTTAATTACGAATTCTATGATGAAAATTTAGAGACTTACCCAGCTCGGAGATTTATTGGTGATACAGTCCGTTTCTGGATTGAAGAATATCATATTGATGGTATTCGCTACGATGCAGCACGGCAAATTGCGAATTATGACTTCATGCACTGGATTGTACAAGAAGCGAAAAAAACTGCTGGTGCAAAACCTTTTTATAATGTTGCTGAACACATTCCTGAAACTCCCAGCATCACTAATGTTGATGGACCGATGGATGGTTGCTGGCATGATAGTTTCTATCACTGTATTAAAGAACATATCTGTGGTGAAACATTTGATATAGAACGACTCAAAGATGTCATTGACTGTAAACGTCAAGGCTTCATGGGTGCTACAAATGTTGTCAATTACGTCACAAATCATGACCATAATCATTTGATGGTTGATTTAGGCGATCGCAACATTTTTGATGAGGAAGCTTTCAGAAGAATCAAACTAGGTGTGGCGATTTTAATGACTGCTGTTGGTGTACCCTTAGTTTGGATGGGTGAAGAGTTTGGTGAGTATAAACCAAAGACTCCAGAATCAGCAAAAATTGATTGGACGCTACTAGGTCATGATTTGAATCGCGGTTTATTTGAGTACTATAAAGGATTAATTAACCTGCGTAAAGAAAATCATGCACTTTACACAGAAAATATCGACTTTATCCACGAAAATCCAGAGGCAAAAGTATTAGCTTATAGTCGCTGGAATGATGAAGGTTCCCGTGTGGTTGTTGTCGCTAATTTCTCAGAAAACTTCCTTGCTGGCTATCATGTGCCTAATTTCCCTAACGGTGGTACATGGCACGAATGGACAGGAAATTATGATGTTGAAGCTGGCGATGATGGCATCATGATTGATATTGGGCCTTACGAAGCAAAAGTGTTTGTTTGGTACTAG
- the lpdA gene encoding dihydrolipoyl dehydrogenase: MSQGFDYDLVIIGAGVGGHGAALHAVSCGLKTAIIEAADMGGTCVNRGCIPSKALLAASGRVRELRDAHHLKTLGIQVAGVKFERQAIADHANNLVAKIQGDLTNSLKRLGVDIIRGWGKIVGTQKVSIVTDSGEKTITAKDIILSPGSVPFVPPGIEVDGKTVFTSDQGVKLESLPNWVAIIGSGYIGLEFSDVYSALGCEITMIEALDQLMPGFDRDIAKLAERVLITPRDIETYVGIYAKRVIPGSPVVIELADFKTKEDVDVLEVDACLVATGRIPATQNLGLESVGVELDRRNFIPVNDTMAVLSGGEPVPHLWAIGDATGKMMLAHAASAQGIVAVENICGKYKEVDYLSIPAAAFTHPEVSYVGMTELQAKEKATNEGFEIAVAKSYFKGNSKALAEGEADGMAKVIYRKDTGEVLGVHIFGMHASDLIHEASAAIANRQSVHTLAHLVHAHPTLSEVLDEAYKRAAAL; encoded by the coding sequence GTGAGTCAAGGATTTGATTATGATTTAGTGATTATCGGCGCTGGAGTGGGCGGACATGGAGCTGCCTTGCACGCCGTTAGCTGTGGTTTGAAGACAGCAATCATTGAAGCGGCTGATATGGGGGGAACCTGTGTCAACCGAGGCTGCATTCCTTCTAAGGCATTGCTAGCAGCCTCTGGACGCGTACGGGAACTCAGAGACGCCCATCATTTGAAAACGTTGGGAATTCAAGTCGCAGGTGTAAAATTTGAGCGGCAAGCGATCGCCGACCACGCTAACAATCTTGTCGCGAAAATTCAAGGAGACCTAACCAACAGCCTCAAGCGTTTAGGGGTTGATATTATTCGGGGTTGGGGCAAAATCGTCGGCACTCAAAAAGTGAGTATAGTAACAGACAGTGGTGAAAAAACAATCACCGCCAAAGATATTATTCTTTCTCCTGGTTCAGTTCCCTTTGTCCCTCCTGGTATTGAAGTAGACGGCAAAACAGTCTTTACCAGTGACCAAGGGGTAAAATTAGAATCATTACCAAATTGGGTCGCAATTATTGGTAGTGGTTACATTGGTTTGGAATTTTCTGATGTTTACTCGGCTTTGGGTTGCGAAATCACTATGATCGAGGCACTCGATCAACTAATGCCTGGATTTGATCGTGATATTGCCAAACTTGCCGAACGGGTGCTAATCACTCCCCGCGATATTGAAACTTATGTAGGAATATACGCCAAAAGAGTCATCCCGGGTTCCCCAGTGGTAATAGAATTAGCCGACTTCAAAACCAAAGAAGATGTAGACGTGCTAGAAGTCGATGCTTGTTTAGTGGCAACCGGGCGCATTCCAGCTACCCAAAACCTCGGTTTAGAATCAGTAGGTGTAGAATTAGACCGCAGGAATTTTATTCCCGTCAATGACACTATGGCTGTGTTAAGTGGGGGTGAACCTGTGCCACATTTGTGGGCAATTGGCGATGCCACTGGCAAAATGATGCTAGCCCATGCTGCCTCTGCTCAGGGTATTGTGGCAGTAGAAAATATCTGTGGTAAATACAAAGAAGTAGACTACCTTAGTATCCCCGCAGCCGCCTTTACTCACCCAGAAGTCAGCTATGTCGGGATGACCGAATTACAAGCCAAGGAAAAAGCCACAAACGAAGGTTTTGAAATCGCAGTGGCAAAGAGTTACTTCAAAGGTAATTCCAAAGCCTTGGCAGAAGGCGAAGCCGATGGTATGGCAAAAGTAATTTATCGTAAAGACACCGGTGAAGTTTTAGGAGTCCATATTTTTGGAATGCACGCCTCCGACCTCATCCACGAAGCTTCAGCCGCGATCGCCAATCGTCAGTCTGTCCACACCCTCGCCCATTTGGTTCACGCCCACCCCACACTCTCAGAAGTGCTAGACGAAGCTTATAAACGCGCAGCCGCCCTCTAA
- the trpC gene encoding indole-3-glycerol phosphate synthase TrpC → MQIRRRPPNPTVAVSNLRYQVATPEAEPRNILEKIVWQKEEEVDQMREKQPLQELQKQALTAPPTRDFVAALRDAKTKPALIAEVKKASPSKGLIREDFDPVAIALQYQQGGASCISVLTDEKFFQGSFDNLAKIRTAVDLPLLCKEFIIYPYQMYLARVLGADAILLIAAILSDQDLQYFVKIANALKMAALIEVHTLAELDRVLAIDGVSLVGINNRNLEDFSVDLQTTCELLSARGKNLQERNILVVSESGLHTPNDLNVVEKAGASAVLIGESLVKQPDPKLAIANLFTKY, encoded by the coding sequence ATGCAAATCCGTCGCCGTCCACCCAATCCAACTGTTGCAGTGTCTAATTTAAGATATCAAGTTGCCACTCCTGAGGCTGAACCAAGAAACATCCTCGAAAAAATTGTTTGGCAAAAAGAAGAAGAAGTAGACCAAATGCGGGAAAAGCAACCCTTACAAGAGTTGCAAAAGCAAGCTTTAACTGCACCTCCAACCCGTGATTTTGTAGCGGCGCTGCGAGACGCAAAGACTAAACCAGCTTTAATTGCTGAAGTCAAAAAAGCTTCTCCTAGCAAAGGTTTGATCAGAGAAGATTTTGATCCTGTGGCGATCGCTTTGCAATATCAACAAGGTGGCGCTAGTTGTATTTCTGTGTTAACGGATGAAAAATTCTTTCAAGGCAGCTTTGATAATTTAGCTAAAATCCGCACTGCTGTCGATTTACCTTTGCTGTGTAAAGAATTTATTATCTATCCCTATCAAATGTATCTAGCCCGCGTTCTTGGTGCAGATGCGATTCTGCTCATTGCAGCTATTCTCAGCGATCAGGATTTACAATACTTTGTCAAGATTGCCAATGCTCTCAAAATGGCAGCATTAATTGAAGTCCATACTTTAGCAGAACTTGACCGTGTGTTAGCTATAGATGGTGTTTCTTTAGTAGGTATTAATAACCGTAACCTCGAAGATTTTTCTGTTGATTTACAAACCACTTGTGAGCTTTTATCAGCAAGAGGTAAAAATTTGCAGGAACGGAACATTCTTGTTGTAAGTGAGTCAGGATTACATACACCTAATGACTTGAATGTAGTAGAAAAAGCAGGCGCTTCTGCTGTTCTTATTGGTGAATCATTAGTTAAACAACCAGATCCAAAATTAGCGATCGCTAATCTTTTCACCAAATATTGA
- a CDS encoding DUF5340 domain-containing protein, producing the protein MEQIPLPSPIHYELILQLLERQTMLAVSNNPELRNQVNQLIITLRKAAVQQKHLEEICQGSSMTVDHRWSLNHLSSEHVSSVE; encoded by the coding sequence ATGGAGCAAATTCCTCTGCCTTCACCCATCCACTACGAACTCATACTGCAATTACTAGAAAGACAAACAATGTTAGCAGTAAGTAATAATCCAGAACTGCGAAATCAAGTCAATCAGCTAATTATTACTCTCCGCAAAGCTGCTGTTCAACAAAAGCATCTAGAAGAAATTTGTCAAGGTTCATCAATGACTGTTGATCACCGTTGGTCACTTAATCATCTGAGTAGCGAACACGTATCTTCAGTTGAATAA